CATATTCCTAGGTGAATTTGCTCGTAGTACTAGAATTATGCTGTTGGAGTACTCGCCATTTGAGCGGTGAGCGGCGACTGCTCGCTCGCAGGACCAAGAGGTAAATTACTCCTGCTAATCATGGGTGTCGGGCACGTTCCGTGGGCCGGCCAGGCCACGACTCTCCAGGATGGCGACGAGCAAGAGGACACACCGACCTGGAAAGCCTCACCGATCATATATCCAGAATCcgatgcgcagcgccgccgaaCGGTTTATAAATTTTAATACAGCGGCCAGCAGCAAATCAAGAGTACTAATCAGTTGGGCGTATTTCCCTTTATTTTAGGAGTACTAGTATAAAACCATTCTCAGTGAAAATTTCATGGGCATTGAATAGACTATCATGTCACTTTTTTTGATGATATGACAGTATATTAATGAAGAGAGATGTGAAATGAGTTTTATGAGGGATGAAACCCTATGTACACGGTTATCTAGACAGATTATGTCTTAACCTAAGAAACAACAATAGGTGAAATTATGCATTGAGGGAGGGGTGTTTCATCCTAGTTTCAAACAGTTTTAGATGATGTGTCATTCTAGGTAATTGTGTCCATAAAATTTCCATTGAAAATGGCCTAAGCATAAAACATGCATGGAGATTTCTtctacttttttttgaaaacaacagGCAGTCTTGCAAGGACCATGCTTGCTGCTTCATCATTATGCAAAACTACCAAGATAacgaaagaaaaacaaaacacaTGGAAAGGATTTCGTCTGCTTTCACAGGATATATAAAACGAGCAAGAGTGACGTGATCCCACAGCACGTAACAAAGATTAACGCATTCCAACTCACCCGTCCGGCCGTCCGTCTCCCTGACCACCCAGCATGCCTGGCCGTGCGTGCCTGCCTGTCCGGTGATCCGGccacttctctctctctcttagaAATCATGCGAGGATACTGATCGGCGCCGGTGTCTTGTAGCCCCGCGACGCGACCCTCCCACTCcgtccatcttcttcaacttggCAGAGCGGCCGCAACCGCTCACCCACCACTcctccccccctccctccccccccccccctcatttTCTCGCATTCATAGCGCGTCTCCCCCCTGTCCGTTGGAGAGTGACGCACACCAAGCGgcaggaggagaaggagcagcaccggcagcggcagcggcgcagcaatGCAGGGCTCCAAGACCAAGTGAGTACCGCCGTTATTCCCTTCTCCTTCCGGTTACTGATCACCGCGAGGCCCCGGCGAGGCGGATCTCCGCGGGCGCCTCGGCGGTGGTTTTTTTCGTCGTCTGATGGTGGTTTGGTTTCCCGGAGCGCAGATCTGGCTCGGCGGAGTCGAAGAGCAACGGCAAGccggagaaggagaagaagggcagcgccggcacgccgccgacgcccaaGGACAGCAAGCCGCGCAAGCCGGCCGTGCCCAAGGCGAGCGCCGCCCATGGCGCGACGCGCGCGGCCGACAAATCGCCCGGGTCGGGCGAGCGCAAGGCGCCCACGCCCAAGGCCGCCTCCCGGCTCGCCACGCCTCCAGAGGTACGGGCGTACGGCGCCTCGCGATTACTGCCGCGCCGCGGGTGCGGAAAAATCTGTTTGCTTTCGCGGAATTCTGACTTGTTTTGATGGTTTCAGAAGCAAGGGAAGCCCGCGAAGCCGGCGCAGGAGCAGCAGGCCGTGAAGCCTCCTCGGGAGCTGCAGGGGCAGCTTGCCGCGGTTCAGGAGGAGCTCGTGAAGGCCAAGGAGCAGTTGGTGGAGAAGGACAAGGAGAAGGGGAAAGTTCTCGAGGAGCTGGAGCATGCCAAGAAGGCGGCTAATGAGGCCAATGCCAAGCTGCAGGAGGCGCTGGACGTGCAGAGGAAGGCCGCGGAAGCGTCGGAGGCTGAGAAATTCCCTGCTAGCCAGTCAGAGCAGACGAGCATTGAGTCTGTGCAGAGGAAGCTGGAGAGCATGCAGAGCCAGCAGAAGGCTGATGCTGCCGCGCTGCGGTCGACGGTAGAGCAGCTTGAGAAGGCTAGGTATGAGCTGGCTGATGCAATCGATGCCAGGAACGAAGCCCTCAGCCAGGTAGATGATGCCATTAGGGCCTCTGAGGCGAAGGCTGAGGAAGTTGAGCTCCTCACTGCAGAGGTTAAGCGCCTCAAAGAGCTGGTTGATTCCAAGCTGGATGGCAAGGCAAAGAAGACTGCCGAGAGTATTCAAAAGCTTGAAACAGAGAACTCTGCATTAAAGCTTGAGCTTGAGAAAGCAAAGGCTGCTGAAGAGAAAGCTGTTGAATTGGAGCTAGTGGTCGAAGAACTTAAGATTGATATTGCTGATGCTAAGAAGGCAGGCTTGAAGTCAGGCGAATTAGCTGATGAATGGCAGAAGAAGGCACTGCTGCTTGAGGTCAGATTGGAAGAAGTTGATCAGTCTAACATTTTGAAGGGCGAGTCTTTGAATTCAGCGATGGAAGAACTGGATGCAACAAGTAGTTTGCTCCGTGATAAAGAATCCAAAGTTGCTGCTCTTCAGGACAAGGTCAGGTTCTTGGATGATGAGGTTACTAGGCAGAAGGGGGGTACTGATGATTCGGGCAAACGGCTAGCTGCTGCAGAGAAAGAGGCAGCAGAGTTATGGGCAGAGGTCCAAGCACTTAGGTTGAAGCTCCGTGCAACAGAAGAGAAAATGGCTGCTCTGAACAGTGATAAAAATGCTAGCTCAGAAATAGAGACCCTGACTGAACAGAAGAACCAGCTAGCCGAGGAGCTTGAAGCTAGTAAAGAGGAAGTTGAGAAGGTTAAGAAGGCAATGGAAGGTCTAGCCTCGGCTCTACAGGAAATGTCAGTTGAATCTAGAGAAGCACAGGAGAAGTACCTTCTCAAACAAGATGAGATTGAGCGTGCTCATGCACAAGTAGAGGAACTTAACATGAGTCTGAAGAATACAAAGGAGAATTATGAGGTAATGCTTGATGAAGCAAACTATGAGAAGGTATGCCTTACAAAGTCAGTTGAAAGACTAGAAGCAGAAGCTAAGAACGCGCACGAGGAATGGCAGTCCAAGGAGCTAAGTTTTGTCAATTCTATTAAGAATGCAGAAGAAGAAATAGTCGCTATCAGGGTTCAGATGGACAGGACCCTGGAGGTGGTTAAGGACAAGGAAAATGAAAATGCTGAGTTGCAGGAGAAGATGCAGCACCTTGAAGCTCAGCTAATGGAAGCTAACAGAATCAAAGAGGAAGCCAAGGCTGAAACTATCCAATGGAAGGAGAAGCTATTAGACAAAGAGAATGAGCTGCAGAACATAAAACAGGAGAATGATGATTTGCAGGCGAAGGAATCAGCTTCGTCTGAGAAGATTAAGGAGCTCTCTTCCCAGCTTGCTAATGCAAATGATGGCACGGTAAATGGTAGCACCAAGGAAGAAAATGAGAAGGGGGGCAGTGAAGAGGACGATGAACCAGTTGTAGTAGTTGCGAAAATGTGGGAAAACAGCAAGTACACTGACTATGACTCATCTAAGGAGAAGGAGAATGATGGCGACTCACAAGTTGATTTGGAATCAAACAAAGGAGATGCAGCTCTGGACAGCAATGGGCTGCACTCGACTAAGGAGAGCAGTGGCAGCACATCACCAAccaagcagcaacagcagcaaaagAAGAAGCCTTTGCTGAAGAGATTTGGTGGTTTGCTGAAGAAGAAAAGCGAAAATTAGCATAAAACAATCCCATGATATTCTTTGTTCTATGCTATGTGACATATTTCTTTTGACTAGCCATCTAGTTTCTATCTCCCGCCATGTTATGGTAAAGCAAATGATGGTTCAAAGGATACAGAATGTCGTTTGTATTTACAACCCGAGTTCATGTCTTACATTTTGTATTATTGATGATCATTCGTATTCTAGCTCTTGTAATTGTTCATATATGCTCTGTTAATGCTGCTGTCTATGGCAGAGATTTTTCAAATCAGTTATAGTACTAACAGAATGCTTTATGAAAATGATGACCACCATGTTCCTGAGCTGACATTACAGAGTGATGATAGTTACGGGTCATGATGAATTATTGGATGGAAAAGGCCTGTTAAGCATGTGATAGCCAGTTGGGTTCTTGATTAGGCTGTTGCTCCTCAATAATGGGTTTGCTCCAgctcctttctttttttcctttggcaTTTGCCGCACTGTGCTAACTATAAAGTCAATATAAGAGGCTACATTGTACGGGCACATGTTATTATTTCCAAATTATTCAGTTGACTCTCAAGGATGGATAGGAAAGAAGCTAGACGATTGTGCAAAGTGATGTACCTGAATAAATGAGCCTATCCGCAACACAAAAGATCAGGTGCTCATTAGTCATTACCATGTCCACCGTCCAATAGATCGAAACGTTTGGTAATGCATGCCAAATCTGCGAGTTTCTGATGTGATTGGATATCGGTAACAGTTGTGCAAGTCCCTACCTGCAGGCATCACCTGCTTTGCCCTTTCTCCTGTCTTGTGGATGCAGATGAGCTACACATGGAGATGCATGGTATAGGAGGACCACCGCACCGGTTCTCAGTGAAACCATGTGAAGCCTGACGCCTCCCGCATGAACTGAACGGTAGGCTTCAATTTCAATGCTGCCTGTTGACGCCTTTTATTCTGTCCTCCAATGTTTCACTACATACTGCACTCTGATGCTCCAGCAGAAGTAAATCAGTAACGGTACCGAAGTGACAGTAGTGTCTTGTAAAGTGGAAATAGCAACAGTGCAGCATGAATGATTTATAACATGTAGTGCAAAAATATACCTCTCCCTACCACCGAATCGATTCCACAGAATGCTGCAGTCTGGAAGCTCACAGACATACGTGTACTGAAACTTTTCGACATTCTGCTGCTTAACGAAAATTTTGATTGAAATGGATATGCAGCCCAAGTCAAATCATGGTCTGTTACAGTATCCAAGTGCCAAGAGGGAGGAAACTTAAGCTAATAATGTAACCTTTTTTAATTGAGGCGGAATAGGAGATATATTCAAGTTAAAATGTAAATCTGTGTCAGTCCAAGATAAATGTACACTACAGCATCAAAGTACATATCCTAGAAAGAAAATTCCTCGGGTAAACTTTTCCCAAATTTGCTGGATAGAAAGCTCCTGTACTTCCCCTTAAGTTCGCCAACTGAAACCAAaacatgcattttttttctgttaAAGCTGGAGTAAACCATAGGGATACTGCTTACCAGGATATCTACTAAATGTAGGCACCATGAACTTTTTACCTCTAAAGTCTTCAGTTTTGATGTCAGGCAGATTCTGAGATAGTGCCATCTCTAACAGTTTCATAAACCCCTTGCCTGTTTGACAATGCTTGTAATCTTAGTGTCCATTCCAGAAAAGCAAACTGAATAATACATGAAAGGAAGCTCATGCTATAATACCATCAATGTACTTTCCAGAGTGCTTAGCATTGATCAGATATGTTGGTGTATCATCTTCTTTCAACTGCAAAGGTAGCACATCAATCTTCAGACACCAATACCAGAAAAAAACAATACTGGGCAGAAGGTAGAGAGCTAACACTAGTGACTATTTACTAAATAACCAGAGAGAAAAGCAATGTAATTGAGTCACCTACATGTGTGAATAAGGAACTTGCAAGTGCAAGTGGGTCAGCAGGAGAGGGCCCCCTGCTGTAAGCCGGGATGAATTTACCATCATGACACCCAACCAAGAAATGGTAAGCAGCCTGGCCAGGAGAGAGCTTTGATACTGATGGTATGGAACCAGTGCTGAAAGCACAGAAGACAGCAACACATTGTTAGCAAACTTGGAGGCTTATTCCTCCTTATCATCACAGCTACTAGTTTTATTCATTTTTAACTGTCAGATAATTGTATGCTGATGTTGCTGTTTAGCAAAAGATCTGTTACAGCACTCCATAAATGGTTTGTTTTAAACAAGAGAAATCATGTTATTAAAGAACAGGCTCTTCATTACCTATCTAAGGATACAATAATTACTGTAGTTGGTTTGGTAAACAATTTTGGCTCCCTCTTTGCCTTGGTAGGGAAAAGCATAGTAGACCCTTTAGAAGAGATGACTGCACCACAGTCAATAGACAATAGAGCATCCTTAATTTCTGAGCAGGACAAGATTATCTCCACTGGAGCAAACAATAATACAATAGAACCACCAAAGCACAGAAGCCTGAAACACACAACAtggaagaaaaataagaaaGTGCTTGAAAGAGTACAAAGAAAGAATAATAAGCAAACTTTACCAGCCTGGAACAGGGAGGCCGCCTCTTGCAGATAATATCGGGGCTGTCACAGCAGTAAGGGCATCTTTCACAATAGCTGAATCAGCAAATGCTTTACCGCATAGGATTAGAGATGCGCGTTCAATGTCCGCTGCTGCAAAGCCATTAGCATATTGTGTTCCAGAACCAATAATAGTCTTGATGTTATTACTGTTTCATACATTCATAAAGAAAGGTATTATTTAGCCTTCCTTTGTAGCCCCAACTACATGTTTTCATTCTTGTTAATAAACATATAACTTGAATGAAGAGACAAGTTAAAATCATTTATGAAAGaacgaaaaagaaaatatacctTATGGAACTGGTAGCATATATAGTCAAAGGGGATGTGTCATGGGAAATCGCACGATCTGGTATTTTCCAAAGGATATTTGACAGTAACATAACAGCAGAGGGGTTATCACTAATGATTCGGACCTTTGCATCACATTCTCCTGAACAAATGGCACCATCTTGAACATATAGACATGAGATGGATGAAAGGTGAAACGTGACCTATATAAGCAAGCAGTCTGTCATAACACAGGGAGATGCTCTGACTAAATTAAAAaggagttaaatacaccagcggtcctcgaacttgtcccgaggtgccacttaggtccacgaacttgcaaaatcgaaatctggcaccctgaacttgttaagttgtgccacttaggtccataccaCTTGATGTGGCGCCAcgtggcatgaatatatgcaaaaaagccCTTGAATTTTATCATCTTCTATATGTAGATCCTCCTCATCTCTTTCACCTCTTTCTCAATCCGCCACGCTGCTCCTACCACCGGCAACCACTCCCGCCCCGACGTCCAGAGCGGCGCCGCCCCATCACCTGCCCtacagccacgccgccgccgagcagccACCGCGGGAGGCTGGGGCCAGGGCCCTGCCTACGCCCAGCCTGCTGCCGGCGAGCGCCCGCAGCCGACCGGCCTCCCGCGCACCGCGCCGCTCTGCCATGGAcgcgcgccggaggaggagggcaaCACGCCGCGCGTCGTgtggcctccgcccgccgcagcTGCCCCACCGCCAGCAGCCGAGCTCGCGCAGGCCCGCCCGCACTCACGCGCGCCGAGCTCCGGTCACCGGCGGAGGGAGCAGAGAGGGGGCGCGGCCGTGGCGCCTCCGGATCCGGCCGCCTGCCATggaaggaaaggaggaggggccggccgcgcgccacTCCAGATCCGGCGTCGGCGAGGGtgggcggagagggagggagggggctgagggagggagggggcagaGGGTCGGCGGCGCCCCGATCcagtcgccggcgagggagggggaggaccgGCCCCGGCGATGAGTGAgggagcgccggcgagggagggggaggagcgccGACGGCCGGCCCGCGTCGTGCCTCCGCGCggagagggagcagggagggggcgcggccgtggcgcctccggatccggccgcctgccatggaaggaaaggaggaggggccggccgcgcgccacTCCAGATCCGGCGTCGGCGAGGGtgggcggagagggagggagggggctgagggagggagggggcagaGGGTCGGCGGCGCCCCGATCcagtcgccggcgagggagggggaggaccgGCCCCGGCGATGAGTGAgggagcgccggcgagggagggggaggagcgccGACGGCCGGCCCGCGTCGTGCCTCCGCGCggagagggagcagggagggcgCCGGTCGCGAGCGCCATGGGGGCTGGCCTTCTATCCCTCAAGGATGTGAAGATAGAAGACGATAAAACTCAAGGgcctttttgcatatattcatgacCTTTGAAAgggtatggacctaagtggcacaacttaacaagttcagggagccagatttcgattttgcgagttcgtggacctaagtggcacctggggacaagttcgagggccgctggtgtatttaactcattAAAAAGAGTCAGCTGAAAATTTAGGATGCTTAATAAAGGCTGACATTGTTTCAGCTCCAATCACGGGAATCATCATTGAACATCCCATTGAGGGCTGAACCGAAGTTTGGAACATACCAGTTTCAGAAGCTTTGCAAATTGAGCTTTTGAAACATCAGCGACCCTGCCAGTGACATCTCCTCTAACATGAAGTGGAATACCAGACTGTTTGTCTGCATGCTCCAGATGCAGGAAGGCACAAAGTTGCACAATTAGTATCAGATCAATCATACTTACACATCACAACAGGATAACAAAAAATTGCATATACCTAGGTAAGTAGCACCAGCTTTCTGAAGTTCGGATGTCTCTAAGTTATGGAAGACCTTATCTTTTACAATAACACCTCTTCCAGCAATGGCCAAATTAAGACCGTATGAAACTTCTTGGTCTTTGTGCAACAAATAGTAGGTGAGAAATTTGCAGACATTTGTAATTCTGCTCAAATGATATAAAATACAATATCAAGCTTGACATAATAACCACTAAGTGACATAGACAATCGCCCAAGCACAGTTTAGTGTGGCACGCCATAGCCTGTCTTTTGGGACAGGCACCAATTGGATATGAGAAACTCAAAGGCTTAACACAGAGCACTCTAGCAACTAGGAAGGGGAGAGTATGGTCACTGGCCACACTTACCTCGGGCGGGTGATAGCCTCTCGTTACTTCTATAGTATGCAGCCTGAAACTGCAAAATTCAGAAATCAAAAGTTTTGTCAGGCTTCACATAGAACACGGCTATTTTCTACAATCACAACTAGCAGACAGTGCTAACTATTGTAGAGGCATTTACACAAAACCCTCATCAAATTCCACCATTAACCAATACTTGTAACCGCGCCACGCGGAAGTGCAGCATGCTAAACAACAGCCCATATATTCGAATCGTCTACTGAACAACACCTTCCTCTTGAATCCTCAGTTCAAAATCAGAGCTCTACGCATCAGGATTGATACGCCCCCAAATCACTTCCGAAACCAACCAAATTAGTTGCGTCGCGGAACGAGCGGCATGAATCGCAAACAGCACCACACGCTTCAGAGGAATGGAAAATCGGGGCACCTGTCggaggcccgccgccggcgaggacgatgcggccgcggcggtgcggcggagaAACCCCAGCAGCATGTGCGTGCTCCGCTTGCGCTCCGCGGCGTGTGGCGTCGCTGGCTGCTCGCCGCAGCGGCGGAGACGGCAGCGGCGGACCCTGAATGGTGtcagctcgtcggcggcgacggcaatgAGCGAGCAGCGGAGCAGCTAGGCCACGGGCTCGCTGCCGTGCTGAATGATACCGGGCTAATGGGCCTAAAAAACGGAGTTCGGTAATTGGGCCTCCGGTTGGCCCAGAAGCCTCCCGTACGCGAGGTCTTCATATTAAATCGCTGCCGTTCCCTCTAAGTTTGACGGTTCAGATGACCTGAGGCGTGGACGGtaattgaaataccgtccacccctggactCCTCGCCGCCACGCTCGCCCAGTTCGACGCCACCGTCGCGCtgccgctcgcctcgccggcggcaacaCCGTCATCTACAGGCGCAACTTGCGCGTCGTTGTTCTCCCTGCATCTTGAATCGCcgtctcggcggcgcggcgccaccATCTCCGCGTAGCGCGCGCACAGCAAGCAGCCGGCCGTCGCGCCACGGCCACGCTTGCGTCGCGGGCTCGCGAACACCTTCTCTGCCGGCACCAATGgcgaggagttgattgaaacggTTCGTACCCAGATACCCTCGCATTCacatcgccgccgcgctcttCATGTTCACCGCCGCGGCCTGCAGGGCCTCCGCGAACGAATGGCCTTGGCTATGGTGACCGCGTCCGTGGCCGACACCTACCGGCTCCCTGccgggttaaccatttcgttttccggtcaaatcccggtgtttagcggaaacggaattccgttccgaaatttcggtaaatttcggcgaatttcgttgaattttggtcgaaatttgttgaattttgaatttgaaaacgaaatataccaaaaaataccgaaatttcggatcccggtaactagcggaaacgaaaaattttccgaaatttcgccgaaattgttaaccctgcTCCCTGCCCAGCACCGGCATGGGCGTTAGCCATGGTATTATCTGGAGGAGACATATCTGGTGCAATCACGGAACTGGTGAAATCACCGTGCAATCCGACTAAAAAagtcttcaaaaaattctgaaaaaatcatgaatgtacatCTCAGTCTACCCCATCTACATATAAATTTCCACAATTAAATTCATCTTACACttgcagttacaaaaaagacaaattttctgacaatcaGTAACGTTCAAATGCAGCccaaatttgttttttttaactactagagtaagatgaatttgaccatgaaattttatatgtagatggggtagaccgagatgtacattcatgattttttcagaattttttaaaGACCTTTTTAGTCGGATTGCACGGTGATTTCACCCGTTCTGTAATTGCACCAGATATGTCTCCTTATCTGGAAGCGTTGCAGCGAGCCAACTTTTGTGAATACGAGCATGCGAAATACTCGCAGCTGAATAGCATGTGGTGGTGTGTGCACTAATAAGACCCTGTTGACATCAACTAGTTCACAGGAAGCAATCTAGCCAGCTAGGCTTGGAAGCTTATTGTCCTCCTGTTCTTATTTCGGATTACATTATCCAAGCCAGGAACTTCCTAGCGGCCTATCGAGCGTTCACAATCCACGTTCCAGACTCTGAGCTTCTTACCTGTTATTTGGTATTTAACTTTCTTAGTGCTTGGTCTTATTCTTAGTGCTTCCTTATTACTGGATTAACTTTCAGTTCTTTCATTAGTGCTTCCTTATTGGATCAACTttcagttcttccaaagttccaaTTCGATTAAGAATTAGCAGAGGTTGTTGTACCCCTTCCATACATTTATGGGAAGGGAGTAATTACATGCGCGTATATAAAAAACTCATCCATAATACATTTATAAGCTATTGTCTGACAGCATCAGTCATGCATTGTTGTCTAAAGCTCAAATCCGATTGACACAGAACAACAGCACCAGAGCCCAATAAGAAAATTGTTTCACGTACAACAACAGACATTTGTATCAGACGTATGAGGGATTAATGAAGGCATCAAATCGACATGGAAATTCACCCCGTGAATTATATATGGGCAATTTTGAAACAACAATAGTTCGGACATGCAACACCTGATACATTCCTTGGTACAACATGTATTGATCGAACAGTTCATGAGAAGAGTTCTATTCTAACAATCCCCAGCCGCTAACTTCTACTGGAAGAGTTGAGGCACATTGAGACATCACACA
This sequence is a window from Panicum virgatum strain AP13 chromosome 7K, P.virgatum_v5, whole genome shotgun sequence. Protein-coding genes within it:
- the LOC120641617 gene encoding uncharacterized protein LOC120641617 isoform X1, whose product is MLLGFLRRTAAAASSSPAAGLRQFQAAYYRSNERLSPARDQEVSYGLNLAIAGRGVIVKDKVFHNLETSELQKAGATYLDKQSGIPLHVRGDVTGRVADVSKAQFAKLLKLVTFHLSSISCLYVQDGAICSGECDAKVRIISDNPSAVMLLSNILWKIPDRAISHDTSPLTIYATSSISNNIKTIIGSGTQYANGFAAADIERASLILCGKAFADSAIVKDALTAVTAPILSARGGLPVPGWLLCFGGSIVLLFAPVEIILSCSEIKDALLSIDCGAVISSKGSTMLFPTKAKREPKLFTKPTTVIIVSLDSTGSIPSVSKLSPGQAAYHFLVGCHDGKFIPAYSRGPSPADPLALASSLFTHLKEDDTPTYLINAKHSGKYIDGKGFMKLLEMALSQNLPDIKTEDFRVGELKGKYRSFLSSKFGKSLPEEFSF
- the LOC120641617 gene encoding uncharacterized protein LOC120641617 isoform X2, which codes for MLLGFLRRTAAAASSSPAAGLRQFQAAYYRSNERLSPARDQEVSYGLNLAIAGRGVIVKDKVFHNLETSELQKAGATYLDKQSGIPLHVRGDVTGRVADVSKAQFAKLLKLVTFHLSSISCLYVQDGAICSGECDAKVRIISDNPSAVMLLSNILWKIPDRAISHDTSPLTIYATSSISNNIKTIIGSGTQYANGFAAADIERASLILCGKAFADSAIVKDALTAVTAPILSARGGLPVPGWLLCFGGSIVLLFAPVEIILSCSEIKDALLSIDCGAVISSKGSTMLFPTKAKREPKLFTKPTTVIIVSLDSTGSIPSVSKLSPGQAAYHFLVGCHDGKFIPAYSRGPSPADPLALASSLFTHFAFLEWTLRLQALSNRQGVYETVRDGTISESA
- the LOC120641616 gene encoding WEB family protein At5g16730, chloroplastic-like; the encoded protein is MQGSKTKSGSAESKSNGKPEKEKKGSAGTPPTPKDSKPRKPAVPKASAAHGATRAADKSPGSGERKAPTPKAASRLATPPEKQGKPAKPAQEQQAVKPPRELQGQLAAVQEELVKAKEQLVEKDKEKGKVLEELEHAKKAANEANAKLQEALDVQRKAAEASEAEKFPASQSEQTSIESVQRKLESMQSQQKADAAALRSTVEQLEKARYELADAIDARNEALSQVDDAIRASEAKAEEVELLTAEVKRLKELVDSKLDGKAKKTAESIQKLETENSALKLELEKAKAAEEKAVELELVVEELKIDIADAKKAGLKSGELADEWQKKALLLEVRLEEVDQSNILKGESLNSAMEELDATSSLLRDKESKVAALQDKVRFLDDEVTRQKGGTDDSGKRLAAAEKEAAELWAEVQALRLKLRATEEKMAALNSDKNASSEIETLTEQKNQLAEELEASKEEVEKVKKAMEGLASALQEMSVESREAQEKYLLKQDEIERAHAQVEELNMSLKNTKENYEVMLDEANYEKVCLTKSVERLEAEAKNAHEEWQSKELSFVNSIKNAEEEIVAIRVQMDRTLEVVKDKENENAELQEKMQHLEAQLMEANRIKEEAKAETIQWKEKLLDKENELQNIKQENDDLQAKESASSEKIKELSSQLANANDGTVNGSTKEENEKGGSEEDDEPVVVVAKMWENSKYTDYDSSKEKENDGDSQVDLESNKGDAALDSNGLHSTKESSGSTSPTKQQQQQKKKPLLKRFGGLLKKKSEN